Proteins encoded within one genomic window of Streptomyces taklimakanensis:
- a CDS encoding class I SAM-dependent methyltransferase, whose product MDTAVRHDDVNGAGGADGATGTRAAATPPVGIPAPAPVPADPPAAAAPRGAPRSEVTVHQALITRQVEEQITARFPVGRRLRVLDVALRDGRQALPLARAGHEVTGLEPDPALADVVRRALEAEPAGIRERTRIVAGDSRSTGAHFLPGTFDVVLCHGVLSPGDEPGPLLAGLGRVLAPGGMLSLVVPNVEAAALRPGLAGDWEDALARLVPDPGERPLRREALSAALTGMSTPVRQWYGVGVFSDDVPLPADGEGERRLVVEERAGRTDPYRSVATLLHLCAVRG is encoded by the coding sequence ATGGACACCGCCGTACGACACGACGACGTGAACGGCGCGGGCGGCGCCGACGGCGCGACCGGCACGCGCGCCGCCGCCACGCCCCCGGTGGGCATCCCGGCCCCCGCCCCGGTGCCCGCCGATCCCCCCGCCGCCGCGGCTCCGCGGGGCGCCCCGCGGAGCGAGGTCACCGTGCACCAGGCCCTGATCACCCGGCAGGTCGAGGAGCAGATCACCGCGCGCTTCCCGGTGGGCCGGCGGCTGCGCGTGCTGGACGTGGCGCTGCGCGACGGCCGGCAGGCCCTGCCGCTGGCGCGGGCCGGGCACGAGGTGACGGGCCTGGAGCCCGACCCGGCCCTGGCCGACGTGGTGCGCCGCGCCCTGGAGGCGGAGCCCGCCGGCATCCGGGAGCGCACCCGGATCGTCGCCGGGGACAGCCGCAGCACCGGTGCCCACTTCCTGCCCGGCACCTTCGACGTGGTGCTCTGCCACGGAGTGCTCTCCCCCGGTGACGAGCCCGGACCGCTCCTCGCCGGTCTGGGCCGGGTGCTGGCCCCCGGCGGGATGTTGTCGCTGGTGGTGCCCAACGTCGAGGCGGCGGCCCTGCGCCCGGGGCTGGCCGGCGACTGGGAGGACGCCCTGGCCCGGCTCGTCCCCGATCCCGGGGAGCGTCCCCTGCGGCGCGAGGCCCTGTCGGCCGCCCTGACCGGAATGAGCACCCCGGTGCGGCAGTGGTACGGGGTGGGGGTCTTCTCCGACGACGTCCCCCTGCCCGCCGACGGGGAGGGCGAACGGCGGTTGGTCGTCGAGGAGCGGGCCGGGCGCACCGACCCCTACCGTTCGGTGGCGACGCTGCTGCACCTGTGCGCCGTGCGCGGCTGA
- a CDS encoding S1C family serine protease has product MTRSPTRGPRRATAAALCAAAVLFTGCTGSDSPDGSRDTPSPGGSLAVPDSAGALQESFQEVVDRVLPSVVQITTGEGLGSGVVYDEEGHIVTNAHVVGDAERFRVTLATDREDREAELVADHPDEDLAVVRLTDPPDNLRPATFGDSDEVEVGQIVLAMGNPLGLSSSVTEGIVSATDRSLGEGPGTAIGGLIQTSAPINPGNSGGALVDLSGRVIGIPTLAARSPGGDGGAAPGLGFAIPSDTVRDLADQMIEHGEVVDSDEAAIEATVRTVLGDDLRPAGVAVVEAEEGGAADDAGLRGGDVIVRLGGEETPHTSALARALAAHEPGDEVEIAYRRGGEEQTARITLGER; this is encoded by the coding sequence ATGACCCGTTCTCCCACGCGCGGTCCACGCCGCGCGACGGCCGCCGCGCTGTGCGCGGCGGCCGTCCTGTTCACCGGCTGCACCGGATCGGACTCCCCGGACGGCTCGCGGGACACCCCCTCCCCCGGCGGGTCCCTCGCCGTGCCCGACTCCGCCGGCGCCCTCCAGGAGTCCTTCCAGGAGGTGGTCGACCGGGTGCTGCCGTCCGTCGTCCAGATCACCACCGGCGAGGGGCTGGGCTCGGGCGTGGTCTACGACGAGGAGGGCCACATCGTCACCAACGCCCACGTGGTGGGCGACGCCGAGCGGTTCCGCGTCACCCTCGCCACCGACCGGGAGGACCGGGAGGCCGAGCTGGTCGCCGACCACCCGGACGAGGACCTGGCCGTCGTACGGCTCACCGATCCGCCCGACAACCTGCGCCCGGCGACGTTCGGCGACTCCGACGAGGTGGAGGTCGGTCAGATCGTGTTGGCGATGGGCAACCCGCTGGGACTGTCCTCCAGCGTCACCGAGGGGATCGTCTCGGCCACCGACCGCTCCCTCGGCGAGGGCCCGGGAACCGCCATCGGCGGCCTGATCCAGACCTCGGCCCCCATCAACCCGGGCAACAGCGGGGGCGCGCTGGTCGATCTCTCCGGCCGGGTGATCGGCATCCCCACCCTGGCCGCCCGCTCACCCGGCGGGGACGGGGGCGCGGCACCGGGGCTGGGTTTCGCCATCCCCTCCGACACCGTCCGCGACCTGGCCGACCAGATGATCGAGCACGGCGAGGTGGTGGACTCCGACGAGGCGGCGATCGAGGCGACGGTGCGCACCGTGCTCGGCGACGACCTCCGGCCCGCGGGCGTGGCCGTGGTGGAGGCCGAGGAGGGCGGCGCGGCGGACGACGCCGGGCTGCGCGGCGGTGACGTGATCGTCCGGCTCGGCGGGGAGGAGACCCCGCACACCTCCGCCCTGGCCCGGGCGCTGGCCGCGCACGAGCCCGGCGACGAGGTGGAGATCGCCTACCGGCGCGGCGGCGAGGAACAAACCGCCCGGATCACCCTCGGCGAACGCTGA
- a CDS encoding bifunctional adenosylcobinamide kinase/adenosylcobinamide-phosphate guanylyltransferase: MELTLLGTGAPAGLPRPGCTCAGCATAVGADARAATALLVDGVLLLDLTPGPALAAARAGRTLHGVRQVLLSHPHDGPAREVPAGLPAPVRVPDGRELALLDGHRVRAVALDTPGTGYEITGPDGERLLYLPPGAAPAGLVGPFGGTARETGSGRGTAASPAPYAPYALVVLDVLGRPDALARLRAAGAVGPTTDVLAVHVDHDVPPGSELRRRLAAAGARTVPDGTTLLVGDYRAVPDLPRRTLVLGGARSGKSVEAERRLAAFPDVLYVATGGTRDGDAEWASRVAAHRERRPASWRTVETRDLAPLLTEPDAPPILIDCLSLWLTDAMDRVGAWDDERWRSGTARRALADRVGELVAAFRAATRTVVAVGNEVGSGVVPATASGRRFRDELGRLNAAVAAECEHVLLVTAGTALPLRG, from the coding sequence GTGGAACTCACTCTGCTCGGCACCGGCGCGCCCGCCGGCCTCCCCCGTCCCGGCTGCACCTGCGCCGGCTGCGCGACCGCCGTCGGCGCGGACGCGCGGGCCGCGACCGCGCTGCTCGTGGACGGTGTGCTGCTGCTCGACCTGACCCCCGGCCCCGCGCTGGCCGCCGCCCGCGCGGGCCGGACCCTGCACGGGGTGCGACAGGTGCTGTTGTCGCACCCGCACGACGGCCCCGCCCGGGAGGTCCCCGCCGGACTGCCCGCCCCGGTGCGGGTGCCCGACGGCCGGGAACTGGCCCTCCTCGACGGCCACCGGGTGCGCGCGGTGGCCCTGGACACGCCCGGCACCGGGTACGAGATCACCGGGCCGGACGGCGAGCGCCTGCTCTACCTGCCGCCGGGCGCGGCCCCGGCGGGCCTCGTCGGTCCCTTTGGGGGGACCGCCCGCGAGACCGGTTCGGGGCGGGGCACCGCGGCGTCCCCCGCGCCGTACGCCCCCTACGCGCTGGTGGTGCTGGACGTCCTGGGCCGCCCCGACGCGCTCGCCCGGCTGCGGGCGGCCGGGGCCGTCGGCCCGACCACGGACGTGCTGGCCGTCCACGTCGACCACGACGTGCCGCCCGGTTCGGAGCTGCGCCGCCGGCTGGCCGCCGCGGGGGCGCGCACCGTGCCGGACGGCACCACGCTGCTGGTCGGCGACTACCGGGCGGTTCCCGACCTGCCCCGACGCACCCTGGTGCTGGGCGGCGCCCGGTCGGGGAAGTCCGTCGAGGCCGAGCGGCGGCTGGCCGCCTTCCCCGACGTGCTGTACGTGGCCACGGGCGGCACCCGGGACGGCGACGCGGAGTGGGCGTCGCGGGTGGCGGCCCACCGGGAACGCCGCCCGGCGTCCTGGCGCACGGTCGAGACCCGCGACCTGGCTCCGCTGCTCACCGAGCCCGACGCGCCGCCGATCCTGATCGACTGCCTGTCCCTGTGGCTGACCGACGCGATGGACCGGGTCGGGGCCTGGGACGACGAGCGCTGGCGGTCCGGCACGGCCCGGCGCGCGCTGGCCGACCGGGTCGGGGAACTGGTCGCGGCCTTCCGGGCCGCCACCCGCACGGTGGTCGCGGTCGGCAACGAGGTGGGCTCGGGCGTCGTGCCCGCCACCGCCTCCGGCCGGCGCTTCCGTGACGAGTTGGGACGGTTGAACGCGGCGGTGGCCGCCGAGTGCGAGCACGTCCTGCTGGTCACGGCGGGCACGGCCCTGCCCCTGCGCGGTTGA
- a CDS encoding nicotinate-nucleotide--dimethylbenzimidazole phosphoribosyltransferase — protein sequence MSDGSLNLDDFGDLIERPDSGVRRDAEERRARTGLPTGALGRLDELGEWLAAARGRVPVEPLSRPKVVLFAGDHKVAELGVSARPAGGAHTLVRAVLEGNSPVAVLARHQGVPLRVVDMSLDCDPEELPEEVTRHRVRRSGGRLDIEDSLTAEEAERAFRAGMAVADEEADSGTDLVVLGDLSVGGTTAAGVLIAALCGTDASVVTGRGGGHIDDLAWMRKCAAIRDGLRRARPALGDQLGLLRTVAGADLTAITGFLLQSAVRRTPVILDGVVSAACALVAQRVAFRAPDWWLAGQAAGEPAQAKALDRMALDPLLDHGVTAGEGTGALLALPLVRAAAAVAAELPVRDAEEPGGADEPGAGRADGAEVLDAT from the coding sequence ATGAGCGACGGCAGCCTGAACCTCGACGACTTCGGTGACCTCATCGAGCGCCCCGACAGCGGCGTCCGGCGGGACGCCGAGGAGCGGCGGGCCCGGACCGGACTGCCGACCGGGGCCCTGGGGAGGCTGGACGAGTTGGGCGAGTGGCTGGCCGCGGCGCGGGGCCGCGTCCCCGTCGAACCCCTCTCGCGCCCCAAGGTCGTGCTGTTCGCCGGGGACCACAAAGTGGCCGAACTCGGCGTCTCCGCCCGGCCCGCGGGCGGCGCGCACACCCTGGTGCGGGCCGTGTTGGAGGGCAACAGCCCGGTGGCGGTGCTGGCCCGGCACCAGGGAGTCCCGCTGCGGGTCGTCGACATGTCGCTGGACTGTGATCCGGAGGAGCTGCCGGAGGAGGTCACCCGGCACCGGGTGCGGCGCTCCGGCGGCCGGTTGGACATCGAGGACAGCCTGACCGCCGAGGAGGCCGAGCGCGCCTTCCGGGCGGGGATGGCCGTCGCCGACGAGGAGGCCGACTCCGGTACGGACCTGGTGGTCCTGGGCGACCTCTCGGTGGGCGGCACCACCGCCGCCGGAGTCCTGATCGCCGCCCTGTGCGGCACCGACGCCTCGGTGGTCACCGGCCGTGGCGGCGGGCACATCGACGACCTGGCCTGGATGCGCAAGTGCGCGGCCATCCGCGACGGCCTGCGCCGGGCCCGTCCCGCGCTCGGCGACCAACTGGGACTGCTGAGGACGGTGGCCGGGGCGGACCTGACCGCCATCACCGGCTTCCTGCTCCAGTCGGCCGTGCGACGCACCCCGGTGATCCTCGACGGCGTGGTCTCCGCCGCCTGCGCGCTGGTCGCCCAGCGGGTGGCCTTCCGGGCACCGGACTGGTGGCTGGCCGGGCAGGCGGCCGGCGAACCCGCGCAGGCCAAGGCGTTGGACCGGATGGCGCTCGACCCGCTGCTGGACCACGGCGTCACCGCGGGCGAGGGCACCGGCGCGCTGCTCGCCCTGCCCCTGGTCCGAGCGGCCGCGGCGGTGGCCGCCGAACTCCCGGTGCGGGACGCGGAGGAGCCCGGCGGGGCGGACGAGCCGGGGGCGGGCCGCGCGGACGGCGCCGAGGTGCTCGACGCGACCTGA
- a CDS encoding adenosylcobinamide-GDP ribazoletransferase, translating to MDTTARPPSDPPPPGSAPPARVVDGVRFAFGTLTVLPVRVPRWDRAAARYGMACAPSAGLVVGMCAAAVGASALALGASPLLAAVATVAVPAVLTRGLHLDGLADVADGLGSGRPAEGALEVMRRSDIGPFGVVVLVLALLGQVAAVAELYADGWAHGAVAVVVSAVVARAALTLATREGVPAARPEGLGAAVAGVVPVRVAAATGTAVVLAAGGAGAPWGAYASVRCAAAAVLGLCAAQWLLARCRRRLGGVTGDVLGALAEAALTTSLLVLALG from the coding sequence ATGGACACCACCGCGCGACCGCCGTCCGACCCGCCGCCCCCCGGGTCCGCGCCGCCCGCCCGGGTGGTCGACGGGGTGCGCTTCGCCTTCGGGACGCTCACCGTGCTGCCGGTGCGGGTGCCCCGCTGGGACCGGGCCGCCGCCCGGTACGGCATGGCGTGCGCGCCGTCGGCCGGGTTGGTGGTCGGGATGTGCGCGGCGGCGGTCGGTGCGTCGGCCCTGGCGCTCGGCGCCTCCCCGCTGCTCGCCGCCGTCGCCACCGTCGCGGTGCCCGCCGTCCTGACCAGGGGACTGCACCTGGACGGACTCGCGGACGTCGCCGACGGGCTGGGCAGCGGGCGTCCCGCCGAGGGGGCGCTGGAGGTCATGAGGCGCTCCGACATCGGGCCGTTCGGGGTGGTCGTCCTGGTGTTGGCGTTGTTGGGGCAGGTGGCGGCCGTCGCCGAGCTGTACGCCGACGGGTGGGCGCACGGCGCCGTGGCGGTGGTCGTCTCCGCGGTGGTCGCGCGTGCGGCGCTGACGCTCGCCACCCGCGAGGGCGTCCCGGCGGCCCGTCCCGAGGGGCTGGGCGCGGCGGTCGCCGGTGTGGTGCCGGTCCGGGTCGCGGCCGCGACGGGCACGGCGGTGGTGTTGGCGGCGGGCGGCGCGGGCGCGCCGTGGGGAGCGTACGCCTCGGTGCGGTGCGCCGCCGCGGCGGTACTGGGCCTGTGCGCGGCACAGTGGTTGCTGGCCCGTTGCCGCCGTCGGCTGGGCGGGGTGACCGGCGATGTCCTCGGCGCCCTGGCCGAAGCCGCCCTCACCACGTCCCTGCTGGTGCTTGCGCTGGGTTAG
- a CDS encoding leucyl aminopeptidase translates to MSALTLSSSSAATLRADAVVVGVVKGPDGPVVAPGGETVDQAFGGSLAATLETLGASGGEGEVTKLPAPDGVKADLVLAVGLGDAPPQGASHDPEALRRAAGAAARALSGKKKAGFALPAEDEASVAAVAEGALLGAYAFTAYRGKEDKAKDAKAGKKSKARGKDGDADRGAPLAEAVLLGTKPRDKGHKAAAERAQVVAAEVNRARDLVNTPSNDLFPKSFATTVQAAAKEHGLTVEVLDEKALAKGGFGGILGVGQGSANPPRLVRLAYTHSKAKKTLALVGKGITYDSGGISLKPAGHNETMKCDMSGAAAVFATVVAAARLGLRVNVTGWLALAENMPSGSATRPGDVLTMYSGKTVEVLNTDAEGRLVMADALTRACEEKPDAIVDVATLTGAMMVALGSRTFGVMSNDDAFRTTVHELAEEVGEPSWPMPLPAHLRKGMDSPVADIANMGDRMGGGLVAGLFLKEFVTDGTPWAHLDIAGPAFNDSGPFGYTPKGGTGSAVRTLVRLAERAASGDVL, encoded by the coding sequence GTGTCTGCTCTCACTCTCAGTTCCTCGTCCGCCGCGACGCTGCGCGCGGACGCCGTCGTCGTCGGTGTCGTCAAGGGGCCGGACGGCCCCGTCGTCGCTCCGGGCGGCGAGACCGTGGACCAGGCGTTCGGCGGCTCCCTGGCCGCCACCCTGGAGACCCTCGGCGCCTCGGGCGGCGAGGGCGAGGTCACCAAGCTGCCGGCGCCGGACGGGGTGAAGGCGGACCTGGTGCTGGCGGTCGGACTCGGCGACGCCCCGCCGCAGGGCGCCTCCCACGACCCGGAGGCGCTGCGCCGCGCCGCCGGTGCGGCGGCCCGCGCGCTGTCCGGCAAGAAGAAGGCGGGCTTCGCGCTGCCGGCCGAGGACGAGGCGTCGGTGGCGGCCGTCGCCGAGGGGGCGCTGCTGGGCGCGTACGCCTTCACCGCGTACCGCGGCAAGGAGGACAAGGCCAAGGACGCGAAGGCCGGGAAGAAGTCCAAGGCCCGGGGGAAGGACGGGGACGCCGACCGCGGCGCCCCGCTCGCCGAGGCCGTCCTGCTCGGCACCAAGCCGCGCGACAAGGGCCACAAGGCCGCGGCCGAGCGCGCCCAGGTGGTGGCCGCCGAGGTCAACCGGGCCCGCGACCTGGTCAACACCCCCTCCAACGACCTGTTCCCGAAGTCCTTCGCCACCACCGTCCAGGCCGCCGCCAAGGAGCACGGGCTGACGGTGGAGGTGCTGGACGAGAAGGCCCTCGCCAAGGGCGGCTTCGGCGGCATCCTCGGCGTGGGCCAGGGCTCGGCCAACCCGCCCCGTCTGGTGCGCCTGGCCTACACGCACTCCAAGGCGAAGAAGACCCTGGCCCTGGTCGGCAAGGGCATCACCTACGACTCGGGCGGCATCTCGCTCAAGCCGGCCGGCCACAACGAGACCATGAAGTGCGACATGAGCGGCGCGGCGGCCGTCTTCGCCACCGTGGTCGCCGCCGCCCGGCTCGGTCTGCGGGTGAACGTCACCGGCTGGCTGGCGCTGGCGGAGAACATGCCGTCGGGCAGCGCGACCCGGCCGGGCGACGTGCTCACCATGTACAGCGGCAAGACGGTCGAGGTGCTCAACACCGACGCCGAGGGACGCCTGGTGATGGCCGACGCCCTGACCCGGGCGTGCGAGGAGAAGCCCGACGCGATCGTGGACGTCGCCACCCTGACCGGCGCGATGATGGTGGCGCTGGGCAGCCGCACCTTCGGCGTCATGTCGAACGACGACGCCTTCCGCACCACCGTGCACGAACTGGCCGAGGAGGTGGGCGAGCCGTCCTGGCCGATGCCGCTCCCCGCGCACCTGCGCAAGGGCATGGACTCGCCCGTCGCCGACATCGCCAACATGGGCGACCGGATGGGCGGCGGGCTGGTCGCCGGCCTGTTCCTGAAGGAGTTCGTCACCGACGGCACCCCCTGGGCCCACCTGGACATCGCCGGCCCGGCCTTCAACGACTCCGGTCCCTTCGGCTACACGCCCAAGGGCGGCACCGGTTCCGCGGTGCGCACCCTGGTCCGTCTCGCCGAGCGCGCCGCCTCGGGCGACGTGCTCTGA
- the lpdA gene encoding dihydrolipoyl dehydrogenase yields the protein MANDASTVFDLVILGGGSGGYAAALRASQLGLDVALIEKDKVGGTCLHYGCIPTKALLHAGEVADSARDSAEFGVKASFEGIDMPAVHKYKDGVVSGLYKGLQGLIASRKITYVEGEGRLSSPTSVDVNGQRYEGRHILLATGSVPKSIPGLEIDGNRIINSNHALTLDRVPRSVIILGGGVIGCEFASAWKSFGTDVTIVEGLPHLVPAEDENSSKLLERAFRRRGIKFSLGSFFEKAEYTENGVKVSLANGKEHEAELLLVAIGRGPVSQGLGYEEAGVAMDRGYVLVDEYCRTNVPTISAVGDLIPTLQLAHVGFAEGILVAERLAGLNVVPIDYDGVPRVTYSHPEVASVGLTEAKAKEKYGADKVVTLKYNLGGNGRSKILKTQGEIKLVQVRDGAVVGVHMVGDRIGEQVGEAQLVYNWEALPAEVAQLVHAHPTQNEALGEAHLALAGKPLHAHD from the coding sequence GTGGCGAACGACGCCAGCACCGTTTTCGACCTAGTGATCCTCGGAGGCGGTAGCGGCGGTTATGCCGCTGCCCTGCGCGCTTCGCAGCTGGGTTTGGACGTCGCCCTGATCGAGAAGGACAAGGTCGGCGGTACCTGCCTGCACTACGGCTGCATTCCGACGAAGGCCCTGCTGCACGCCGGCGAGGTCGCGGACTCGGCGCGCGACAGCGCCGAGTTCGGCGTCAAGGCCAGCTTCGAGGGCATCGACATGCCCGCCGTCCACAAGTACAAGGACGGCGTGGTCTCCGGCCTGTACAAGGGTCTGCAGGGGCTCATCGCCTCCCGCAAGATCACCTACGTGGAGGGCGAGGGCCGGCTGTCCTCCCCGACCTCGGTGGACGTGAACGGGCAGCGCTACGAGGGCCGGCACATCCTGTTGGCCACCGGCTCGGTGCCCAAGTCGATCCCCGGCCTGGAGATCGACGGCAACCGGATCATCAACTCCAACCACGCGCTGACGCTGGATCGCGTGCCGCGGTCGGTCATCATCCTGGGCGGCGGCGTCATCGGCTGCGAGTTCGCCTCCGCCTGGAAGTCCTTCGGCACCGACGTCACCATCGTCGAGGGTCTGCCGCACCTGGTGCCGGCCGAGGACGAGAACAGCTCCAAGCTGCTGGAGCGCGCCTTCCGCCGGCGCGGCATCAAGTTCTCCCTGGGCTCCTTCTTCGAGAAGGCCGAGTACACCGAGAACGGCGTCAAGGTCTCCCTGGCCAACGGCAAGGAGCACGAGGCCGAGCTGCTGCTCGTCGCCATCGGCCGCGGCCCGGTCTCGCAGGGCCTGGGCTACGAGGAGGCCGGGGTCGCCATGGACCGCGGCTACGTCCTGGTGGACGAGTACTGCCGCACCAACGTGCCGACCATCTCCGCCGTCGGCGACCTCATTCCGACCCTCCAGCTCGCGCACGTCGGCTTCGCCGAGGGCATCCTGGTGGCCGAGCGGCTCGCCGGGCTGAACGTGGTGCCGATCGACTACGACGGTGTGCCGCGCGTGACGTACAGCCACCCGGAGGTCGCCTCCGTGGGCCTCACCGAGGCCAAGGCCAAGGAGAAGTACGGCGCGGACAAGGTCGTGACGCTGAAGTACAACCTCGGCGGCAACGGCAGGAGCAAGATCCTCAAGACGCAGGGCGAGATCAAGCTGGTCCAGGTCCGCGACGGGGCCGTGGTCGGCGTCCACATGGTCGGCGACCGGATCGGCGAGCAGGTCGGCGAGGCCCAGCTCGTCTACAACTGGGAGGCCCTTCCCGCCGAGGTCGCGCAGCTCGTTCACGCGCACCCGACGCAGAACGAGGCCCTCGGCGAGGCCCACCTGGCGCTGGCCGGCAAGCCGCTGCACGCTCACGACTGA
- the sucB gene encoding 2-oxoglutarate dehydrogenase, E2 component, dihydrolipoamide succinyltransferase has product MAVSVTLPALGESVTEGTVTRWLKAEGERVEADEPLLEVSTDKVDTEIPAPASGVLSSIKVAEDETVEVGAELAVIDDGSGAPAEAPAQAEAPAAAEAAPAPAPQPEPAQQPEPAPAPAQQAQPQPEPAQQAPSGGAEGTDVVLPALGESVTEGTVTRWLKSVGDEVEADEPLLEVSTDKVDTEIPAPTSGTLLEIVVGEDETAEVGAKLAVIGAAGAAPAPRAEAPAPAPAQQPEPEPAPQPAPAQQPEPQPAPQPEPAPQAPTTPAPQQRETPAPTPTPSAPAPAPAPAPAPARQAQPAPAGGEGAYVTPLVRKLAAENGVDLSTVKGTGVGGRIRKQDVVEAADRAAAAKAQAPAAAPSAGRGPAPAEPSPLRGQTVPMTRIRKVIAENMMKALHNQAQLSSVVEVDVTRIMRLRARAKEDFLAREGVKLSPMPFFVKAAAEALKAHPSINAKINDDGTVTYHDVENIGIAVDSEKGLMVPVIKGAGDLSLAGIAKKTAELAGKVRTGKLSPDDMSGGTFTISNTGSRGALFDTIIVNYPQVAELGIGATVRRPVVVDHPELGETIAIRDMVYLTLSYDHQLVDGADAARYLTDVKARLEAGEFEGELGL; this is encoded by the coding sequence ATGGCGGTTTCCGTAACCCTGCCGGCGCTCGGTGAGAGCGTCACCGAGGGCACCGTCACCCGCTGGCTGAAGGCCGAGGGTGAGCGCGTCGAAGCCGACGAGCCCCTGCTGGAGGTGTCGACCGACAAGGTCGACACCGAGATCCCCGCCCCCGCGTCCGGTGTCCTGTCCTCCATCAAGGTGGCCGAGGACGAGACGGTCGAGGTCGGCGCCGAGCTGGCCGTGATCGACGACGGCAGCGGCGCCCCCGCCGAGGCTCCCGCCCAGGCGGAGGCTCCGGCCGCCGCCGAGGCCGCCCCGGCTCCGGCTCCGCAGCCCGAGCCCGCGCAGCAGCCCGAGCCCGCCCCGGCTCCGGCGCAGCAGGCCCAGCCGCAGCCCGAGCCCGCCCAGCAGGCCCCGTCGGGTGGCGCCGAAGGCACCGACGTGGTCCTGCCGGCCCTGGGCGAGTCCGTCACCGAGGGCACCGTCACCCGCTGGCTGAAGTCGGTGGGCGACGAGGTCGAGGCGGACGAGCCCCTGCTGGAGGTCTCCACCGACAAGGTCGACACCGAGATCCCCGCCCCCACGTCCGGCACCCTGCTGGAGATCGTGGTGGGCGAGGACGAGACCGCGGAGGTCGGCGCCAAGCTGGCCGTGATCGGTGCCGCCGGTGCCGCTCCGGCTCCCCGGGCCGAGGCTCCCGCTCCCGCTCCGGCCCAGCAGCCCGAGCCCGAGCCCGCGCCGCAGCCCGCTCCGGCCCAGCAGCCCGAGCCGCAGCCCGCGCCGCAGCCCGAGCCCGCTCCGCAGGCGCCGACCACGCCGGCCCCGCAGCAGCGGGAGACCCCGGCGCCCACGCCGACCCCGTCGGCCCCGGCCCCGGCCCCGGCCCCGGCCCCGGCCCCGGCCCGGCAGGCCCAGCCCGCCCCAGCGGGCGGCGAGGGCGCCTACGTGACCCCGCTGGTGCGCAAGCTCGCCGCCGAGAACGGCGTCGACCTGTCCACCGTCAAGGGCACCGGCGTCGGCGGCCGTATCCGCAAGCAGGACGTGGTGGAGGCGGCCGACCGGGCCGCGGCCGCCAAGGCCCAGGCTCCGGCCGCCGCCCCGTCGGCCGGCCGCGGCCCGGCTCCGGCCGAGCCGTCGCCGCTGCGCGGCCAGACGGTTCCGATGACCCGGATCCGCAAGGTCATCGCCGAGAACATGATGAAGGCGCTGCACAACCAGGCGCAGCTCTCCTCCGTGGTCGAGGTGGACGTCACGCGGATCATGCGGCTGCGGGCCCGGGCCAAGGAGGACTTCCTGGCCCGCGAGGGCGTCAAGCTCTCCCCGATGCCGTTCTTCGTCAAGGCCGCCGCCGAGGCCCTGAAGGCCCACCCGTCGATCAACGCCAAGATCAACGACGACGGCACCGTGACCTACCACGACGTCGAGAACATCGGCATCGCGGTGGACTCGGAGAAGGGCCTGATGGTCCCGGTCATCAAGGGCGCGGGCGACCTGAGCCTCGCCGGCATCGCCAAGAAGACCGCGGAGCTGGCGGGCAAGGTCCGCACCGGCAAGCTCAGCCCGGACGACATGTCCGGCGGTACGTTCACGATCAGCAACACCGGTTCGCGCGGTGCGCTGTTCGACACGATCATCGTGAACTACCCGCAGGTGGCCGAGCTGGGCATCGGTGCCACCGTGCGTCGCCCGGTCGTGGTCGACCACCCGGAGCTGGGCGAGACCATCGCCATCCGGGACATGGTCTACCTGACCCTGTCCTACGACCACCAGCTGGTCGACGGCGCGGACGCCGCCCGCTACCTGACGGACGTCAAGGCCCGTCTGGAGGCCGGGGAGTTCGAGGGCGAGCTGGGTCTGTGA
- a CDS encoding GntR family transcriptional regulator, with product MTPPVVHSLREQIREHIVEGIVQGRWKPGERIVERRIAVELEVSQTPVREALRELEALRLIESAPNKGVRVRNLTAADLEEIYPVRAGLEQMAAELAADRLARDASALVEHVALLYEADRAGDGEAQVRHTVAFHRELVRAAGNSVLLHTWESLGIGVWTTLAIRWLGTRQQSYAEEHEAVVEAFRARDPRIGELVKEHVLGCAPRA from the coding sequence ATGACCCCTCCCGTCGTCCACTCCCTGCGCGAGCAGATCCGCGAGCACATCGTGGAGGGCATCGTCCAGGGGCGTTGGAAGCCGGGCGAGCGCATCGTGGAGCGGCGGATCGCGGTGGAGCTGGAGGTCAGTCAGACGCCCGTGCGGGAGGCGCTGCGCGAGTTGGAGGCGCTGCGGCTGATCGAGTCGGCGCCGAACAAGGGCGTGCGGGTGCGGAACCTGACCGCGGCCGATCTGGAGGAGATCTACCCGGTGCGCGCCGGTCTGGAGCAGATGGCCGCCGAGTTGGCGGCCGACCGGCTGGCGCGGGACGCCTCGGCGCTCGTCGAGCACGTGGCGCTGTTGTACGAGGCCGACCGCGCCGGGGACGGCGAGGCACAGGTACGGCACACCGTCGCCTTCCACCGGGAGCTGGTGCGCGCGGCCGGGAACAGCGTGCTGCTGCACACCTGGGAGTCACTGGGCATCGGGGTGTGGACCACGCTCGCCATCCGTTGGCTCGGCACCCGGCAGCAGTCCTACGCCGAGGAGCACGAGGCGGTCGTCGAGGCGTTCCGCGCCCGCGATCCGCGCATCGGCGAGCTGGTCAAGGAGCACGTCCTCGGCTGTGCACCGCGTGCCTGA